GTTATTCCTTTGTCCAGTCAAAGCACTCTTGTCATAATAATGTATATCAACTTGGTATCTGGTAATCTGATGAATACTGCCATAAGGAGTAAATGATGACTAGTTTTTCTTATTTACCTTCATTAGTGGAATTGTAATAGGGGACAGAGGAGTACTCGGCAGGAGATTGTTTTATCACATCACATTGTTGTGATATTGTTATATTGTGAGATTGTTTTATCACATCAGCCAGACTTATCTCCTGTATATAGGTTTGGCCCTGGTAGGAGAAGGGGGGGAAAGGCTACTGGGACACTGTGACCTTCCTAAGGGGTTTTTCTTAACCGTTTCTGTCCCAGCTTCTTCTCAAAGCTTAGCCTCACTAGCATCATCAATCCCTTCGTGTCATAACTGCATCCTGATTTACCTAGGTACTGTTACCTAAGCCCTATTTTGCCTTCCCATTTTACCTCCATTAAATTTAATTCTACCTTCTTTCAGTTTGGTTTGAGTTCAGTTGTGACTTATTTGATGATTTGTACCCCACGTCTCTACATTCCTAGGCTGTTGCTCAAGTAAAGGTCAACCTAAGTTCTAACCAAGTGTCCCCCTGCGTTGTGTGGGCCCATTTCAGACCAGAGTTTTTAGCTTTTGATTATTGGGAAAGGATTACATTAGCTAATCCTTGTCCACATGGCTGTTTCTAGGCCCTCTAGTCTCCTTTACTGTAATACCAAATGGTCATAGCATAtactaataataaatatacatgttaTAACCGCTAAAGTAATAGGGCATCAGTAGATTACAATAGGCTGGTTTTGTTATATGTAATAAGCACTTGTATTTATGTATAATTGCTTTGCAACTTGATAATTGAGGTGGTACTCCTTGTGATAATTTAATAACTTAATGGctttgtcagagaaaaaaaaaacctgtggagAATGTAGAATTTGAACTAGACTTTAAAGGATGGTTATACATTTTCTGTAAGTaaggaggagggacaggggaTTCCAGTTAAGGGGACTGACATGAGCAAAGGCTTAAAGGAATGAGTGTGCAAATTTGGATCATTGAGTAggtcattttttactttttaagaggGTTCATGTAGTAGCAATAAAACTCTAGGTAGTTcagaataaaactggaaaatcctAAATGTTCAACCAAGATGTTTGAATTAGTAGGCTTTTGATATGTTATGAATTCATTGGGCTTTTTCTGGATTAGCATACACATATAATTTAGGTCTGAGATTCCCTGAGAGATTCACATACTCCTTGCATCTTGAAACACTTGGCCTAGTTCATGTAAGCTGATGACCACTGCCAGTCTCCTTTCTGCCTCAAGTGGTTGTGCCTGGTGGGGGAGTGTCAGGTCAGCAAATTTATTCTGATGCTTtagttctctctgcctgttgttcaTTCTAACCTGTGCCTGATCAGCCTCTTTTCCAGTTCTTCCTTACTAATCTCTAGGTTCCAAGTCAACAACATAAGGAGTGTCTGCTCATAAGAGTTGTGACTTCTTATTTAAAgctttctttgtatcttcttcacTCTTAAAAATATTGTTGGATCTGTATTTTGTCTATAAGATAGTTGTTaactttcctgtttctcttcttttgcagACCTAGAATATCAAGACATAATGGGAGCATTTTTAGACAAgccaaagatggaaaaacataaCGCCCAGGGGCAGGGTAATGGGTTGCGGTATGGGCTAAGCAGCATGCAAGGTTGGCGAGTTGAAATGGAGGATGCACATACGGCTGTGATCGGTTTGCCAAGTGGACTTGAAACATGGTCATTCTTTGCTGTGTATGATGGGCATGCTGGTTCTCAGGTTGCCAAATACTGCTGTGAGCATTTGTTAGATCACATCACCAATAACCAGGATTTTAAAGGGTCTGCAGGAGCACCTTCTGTGGAAAATGTAAAGAATGGAATCAGAACAGGTTTTCTGGAGATTGATGAACACATGAGAGTTATGTCAGAGAAGAAACATGGTGCAGATAGAAGTGGGTCAACAGCTGTGGGTGTCTTAATTTCTCCTCAACATACTTATTTCATTAACTGTGGAGACTCGAGAGGTTTACTTTGTAGAAACAGGAAAGTTCACTTCTTCACACAAGATCACAAACCAAGTAATCCGCTGGAAAAAGAACGAATTCAGAATGCAGGTGGTTCTGTCATGATTCAGCGTGTGAATGGCTCTCTGGCTGTATCGAGGGCCCTCGGGGACTTTGATTACAAATGTGTCCACGGAAAAGGTCCTACAGAGCAGCTTGTCTCACCAGAGCCTGAAGTCCATGATATTGAAAGATCTGAAGAAGATGATCAGTTCATTATCCTTGcatgtgatggtatttgggaTGTTATGGGAAATGAAGAGCTCTGTGATTTTGTAAGATCCAGACTTGAAGTCACTGATGACCTTGAGAAAGTTTGCAATGAAGTAGTCGACACCTGTTTGTATAAGGtagttagacttttttttaagagataaaaatgGTTTTATGTTATCTTAACTATTACTCTAGTATTTAATCATTATAGAAACTGTAGTTCTCAGACATAAATTGTTGGCACAAAATTGTAG
This Mustela nigripes isolate SB6536 chromosome 13, MUSNIG.SB6536, whole genome shotgun sequence DNA region includes the following protein-coding sequences:
- the PPM1A gene encoding protein phosphatase 1A → MGAFLDKPKMEKHNAQGQGNGLRYGLSSMQGWRVEMEDAHTAVIGLPSGLETWSFFAVYDGHAGSQVAKYCCEHLLDHITNNQDFKGSAGAPSVENVKNGIRTGFLEIDEHMRVMSEKKHGADRSGSTAVGVLISPQHTYFINCGDSRGLLCRNRKVHFFTQDHKPSNPLEKERIQNAGGSVMIQRVNGSLAVSRALGDFDYKCVHGKGPTEQLVSPEPEVHDIERSEEDDQFIILACDGIWDVMGNEELCDFVRSRLEVTDDLEKVCNEVVDTCLYKGSRDNMSVILICFPNAPKVSPEAVKKEAELDKYLESRVEEIIKKQGEGVPDLVHVMRTLASENIPSLPPGGELASKRNVIEAVYNRLNPYKNDDTDSTSTDDMW